A region from the Longimicrobium sp. genome encodes:
- a CDS encoding class I adenylate-forming enzyme family protein: MTLRDRFRGLTLAESLELRAREHPTRPFVAFGEQRLTYGQVDQQAAALASALHELGIEAGDRIALTLPNWPEFVVSAFAAAKLGAVIVPLNPRFTPPELQYALRHSESVAVVTAENWGGIDYLARFEQFLGVLPDLQYVLSVGKEDLWYDDRIHQFEDLVSSGEGRPFPRWEGPSDALFAIVYTSGTMGKPKGVALTHENLMSNAATTAEAIGLTADDVVFGVNTLFNVFGIGTGVLGTMAAGASLVLDEGLAPAEALATVEREGVTVIHGVPTNFILALNEPTRASRNLSSLRTGIVAGAPVTEELAQRIMRDLVPGIRVGYGMTETGNTVSVNTPDDPRGKQIATVGRPLDGTQVRVIDADGSVLPVESVGEVAIKGPGVMQGYYRQPGETAQVFTPDGFFLTGDLGMVDEEGYVHLIGRRKEMIIRGGFNVYPREVEDRLHAHPAVLDVAVVGLPDEILGEKACACIVPVEGAIVTGEEIRDFCREVLADYKVPDLVRFLDGFPLTGSGKVRRVELARMINAEESSRR; the protein is encoded by the coding sequence ATGACGCTACGCGACCGCTTTCGTGGTCTCACGCTCGCGGAGAGCCTGGAGCTCCGCGCGCGGGAGCACCCGACGCGGCCTTTCGTTGCGTTCGGCGAGCAGCGGCTTACGTACGGACAGGTCGACCAGCAGGCCGCCGCGCTGGCGTCCGCCCTGCACGAGCTGGGCATCGAAGCTGGCGACCGCATCGCCCTCACCCTTCCCAACTGGCCCGAGTTCGTCGTCAGCGCCTTTGCCGCGGCCAAGCTGGGCGCGGTGATCGTGCCGCTGAACCCGCGCTTCACGCCGCCGGAGTTGCAGTACGCGCTGCGCCACTCCGAGTCGGTGGCCGTGGTCACGGCCGAAAACTGGGGGGGTATCGACTACCTGGCGCGCTTCGAGCAGTTCCTGGGCGTGCTCCCCGACCTTCAGTACGTGCTGTCGGTGGGCAAGGAAGACCTCTGGTACGACGACCGCATCCACCAGTTCGAAGACCTGGTGTCCAGCGGCGAGGGGCGGCCGTTCCCCCGGTGGGAGGGACCGTCCGATGCGCTGTTCGCCATCGTCTACACCTCGGGCACCATGGGCAAGCCCAAGGGGGTGGCGCTCACGCACGAGAACCTGATGTCCAACGCCGCCACCACGGCCGAGGCCATCGGATTGACGGCCGACGACGTGGTGTTCGGGGTCAACACGCTCTTCAACGTGTTCGGCATCGGCACCGGGGTGCTGGGCACGATGGCGGCAGGCGCCTCGCTGGTGCTGGACGAGGGGCTTGCCCCCGCCGAGGCGCTGGCGACCGTGGAGCGCGAGGGGGTGACGGTCATCCACGGCGTGCCCACCAACTTCATCCTGGCGCTCAACGAGCCCACCCGCGCCTCGCGGAACCTCTCGTCGCTGCGCACGGGCATCGTGGCCGGCGCGCCGGTGACGGAAGAGCTGGCGCAGCGCATCATGCGGGACCTGGTGCCGGGGATTCGCGTGGGATACGGGATGACGGAAACCGGCAACACGGTGTCCGTCAACACCCCCGATGACCCGCGCGGCAAGCAGATCGCCACCGTGGGACGCCCGCTGGACGGGACCCAGGTGCGGGTGATCGACGCCGACGGCTCGGTTCTTCCGGTGGAGTCGGTGGGCGAGGTGGCCATCAAGGGGCCGGGTGTCATGCAGGGGTACTACCGGCAGCCCGGCGAGACGGCCCAGGTGTTTACGCCCGACGGGTTCTTTTTGACCGGCGACCTGGGGATGGTGGACGAGGAGGGCTACGTTCACCTGATCGGCCGCCGCAAGGAAATGATCATCCGCGGCGGGTTCAACGTGTACCCGCGCGAGGTAGAGGACCGGCTGCACGCGCACCCCGCGGTGCTCGACGTGGCGGTGGTGGGCCTTCCCGACGAGATCCTGGGCGAAAAGGCATGCGCCTGCATCGTCCCCGTCGAGGGCGCCATCGTGACGGGTGAGGAAATCCGCGATTTCTGCCGCGAGGTGCTGGCGGACTACAAGGTTCCCGACCTCGTGCGCTTCCTGGACGGCTTTCCCCTGACGGGAAGCGGCAAGGTGCGCCGGGTGGAGCTCGCGCGGATGATCAACGCCGAGGAGAGCAGCCGGCGGTGA